The Impatiens glandulifera chromosome 8, dImpGla2.1, whole genome shotgun sequence genome includes a window with the following:
- the LOC124911485 gene encoding NADP-dependent D-sorbitol-6-phosphate dehydrogenase-like, which produces MAITLNNGFKMPSIGLGVWRMEGKDIRNLIINAIKLGYRHFDCAADYKNEGEVGEALAEAFQTGLVKRDDLFITTKLWNSDHGHVLEACKDSLKKLQLDYLDLYLVHFPIATKHTGVGTTSSALDEDGVLDIDVTISLETTWHSMEDLVSKGLVRSIGISNYDIYLTRDCLAYAKVKPAVNQIETHPYFQRESLVKFCQKHGVCVTAHTPLGGSVANTEWFGSVSCLDDPILKGLGEKYKKSVAQVVLRWGIQRNTIVIPKSSKVERLEENIKISDFELSNEDMDLIKSIDRKARTNQPAVFWGIDLFA; this is translated from the exons ATGGCGATAACTCTCAACAATGGATTCAAGATGCCATCAATCGGCCTTGGAGTATGGAGGATGGAAGGAAAAGACATTAGAAACCTCATCATCAATGCTATCAAGCTCGGATATCGCCACTTCGACTGTGCTG CTGATTACAAGAATGAAGGAGAAGTTGGTGAGGCACTAGCTGAAGCATTTCAGACTGGATTAGTCAAAAGGGATGATCTTTTCATTACAACTAAG CTCTGGAATTCTGATCATGGGCATGTACTTGAAGCTTGTAAAGACAGTCTCAAGAAGCTTCAACTGGATTACTTGGATCTGTATCTTGTTCACTTTCCAATAGCCACAAAACACACTG GAGTTGGTACTACTTCGAGTGCTTTGGATGAGGATGGTGTTCTTGATATCGACGTAACCATATCCCTTGAAACTACCTGGCATTCAATGGAAGATTTAGTTTCAAAGGGTTTAGTTCGTAGCATAGGAATCAg CAACTATGACATATATCTAACCAGAGATTGTCTAGCCTATGCTAAAGTGAAGCCAGCAGTGAACCAGATTGAAACTCACCCATATTTCCAGCGCGAATCTCTTGTGAAATTCTGTCAAAAGCATGGTGTTTGTGTTACAGCACATACACCACTTGGAGGATCTGTGGCTAACACTGAATGGTTCGGCTCTGTTTCGTGTTTGGATGATCCCATTCTCAAG ggATTGGGTGAGAAGTATAAAAAGAGTGTAGCTCAGGTTGTTCTTCGATGGGGGATTCAGAGAAACACAATTGTGATTCCGAAAAGCTCAAAGGTGGAGAGATTGGAGGAGAATATCAAAATCAGTGACTTCGAGCTGAGCAATGAGGATATGGATCTTATCAAAAGCATTGATCGAAAAGCTCGTACAAACCAGCCTGCTGTATTCTGGGGTATCGATCTATTTGCTTGA